One Lycium barbarum isolate Lr01 chromosome 5, ASM1917538v2, whole genome shotgun sequence genomic window carries:
- the LOC132639485 gene encoding uncharacterized protein LOC132639485, whose protein sequence is MDKVCSLIIDGGSCTNAVNQFLVDSMKFPTHKHTSPYKLQWFNECGEMRVIKQDVIKFSIGKYQDEILCDVVPMQDFHLLLGRPWKFDVDTQHNERTNKYSFVVKGKKYILNPLPPYQVSEDYRVIRELWEKYQKEEKEKSERETLLVIGGEGTSQDSFKKYLLAKPSNCLKGVDERRFLVCLVNKYLLLNANQATRTLPSSISSLFQEYKALFPEEMPTGLPLLRGIEHQIDFVPGSQIPNKLAYRSNSKETKELQRQVEEKQRNCKGKLRSYSRRF, encoded by the coding sequence ATGGATAAGGTGTGTTCGTTAATCATTGAtggtgggagttgcacgaatgccGTTAACCAATTCTTGGTTGACAGTATGAAGTTCCCCACCCACAAGCACACTAGTCCCTATAAACTCCAATGGTTCAATGAGTGTGGTGAGATGAGGGTCATCAAGCAAGACGTTATCAAATTTAGTATTGGCAAGTACCAAGATGAGATTTTGTGTGATGTGGTGCCAATGCAAGATTTCCATCTATTGcttggaaggccttggaaatttGATGTTGATACCCAACATAATGAGAGAACTAACAAATACTCATTTGTGGTCAAGGGGAAGAAGTACATTCTTAATCCACTACCCCCTTACCAAGTGAGTGAAGATTATAGAGTGATAAGGGAGCTTTGGGAGAAGTatcaaaaagaagaaaaggagAAGAGTGAGAGGGAGACCTTGTTGGTCATAGGTGGAGAGGGAACGTCTCAAGATAGTTTCAAGAAATATTTATTGGCCAAACCAAGTAATTGCTTAAAAGGGGTTGATGAGAGACGCTTCTTGGTGTGTCTTGTCAACAAATATCTTCTCCTAAATGCTAACCAAGCTACTAGAACTTTGCCTAGTAGTATATCTTCTCTTTTTCAGGAATACAAGGCATTATTCCCTGAAGAAATGCCCACTGGCCTACCTCTCTTGAGAGGTATTGAGCACCAAATTGATTTTGTACCGGGTTCTCAAATCCCAAACAAGCTGGCATATAGGAGCAATTCGAAGGAAACAAAGGAATTGCAAAGGCAAGTTGAGGAGAAACAAAGGAATTGCAAAGGCAAGTTGAGGAGCTACTCAAGAAGGTTCTAG